The genomic DNA TCCAGCCACACCTTGGCGATCCCGCCGCGCAAGGTGTCGGGCACCGCTCTCATGCCTTCGCCCGAGTCGGCGGGCACGGCGCGCACGGCGTTCCAGAACGCTCCGGACTCGGCCTTGGCGACGTTGAGGGCGGAGGCGTGGATGCTCTCCAGATCATAGGTGGGGACGCTCGCCGGGATCGCGTCGGCGGCGCTTCTGGCCGCGGCGAGGCCCTGCTTCTCCGGGTACTGGACGATGACCGGGACCTGCTTGGTCCGGTCGTCGGCGTAGCCGTTCTCCGCCAGATACTTGACGTTGAACAGCCGCATGTCCAGCCGCCCCGCCTGGATGGCGGGCATCGCGTCGGTCGGGAGGACGAAGACACCCTCGGGAGTGGTCCGGGTGAGCAGCTTCGGCCGGTGGCCGTCCTGGCGGACGGCGGGTTCGGTCTGCACGTTGAAGCGGCTGGCTGCGGCCTGGGTGAGCGTGACCTTGTCGCCGGTGATCAGGGTGATGACGTGCGGGCCCGGGCCGATGCCCTGGAGCGCGACGGGAGCCGCCGGGGGCGGCTGCGCGGGCTCGGCCGCCAGTGCCGCCGACGTCGGCGGCAGCGCGGTCGCGGCCAGCGCGAGAAGCGAGGTCAGCAGGACGGCGCGCCTCACGCGGTCCTCCCAGTGGATAACGGCCGGAATCCGTTCTCGGACATGGCGGGGCACTGCCTTTCTGCGTGATCTCGATGAGGGGTGAGCGGGGAGAGCCGGATCACAGAGGCTCGAACCCCTCGGGGAGCCGGGGTACCACGGTGACCGGTTGGGTCACCTCCTCGGACTGCGCCTCGTGGCCGGGGCCCTCATCCGATGTGGGCTCGGGCGCATCCTGGTCAGACATGAGGCAAGCATCGCCGCCACCCCCTCCGGGGGGTATGGGGTGACAGATGGGGTAAACGCCCCAACTTTCCCGATCAAGGTCCTGCGGGGTGGTCCAGGTGGCGGGCGAGCTCCGTGCGCGAACGCGCGCCGAACTTGCGCATCGCCGCGCCGAGATGCTTGTCGACGGTCTTCGGCGACAGGAACATCTCTCTGGCGATCTCCTGGTTGGTGAGTCCAGCCGCGGCCAGCCGCGCCACCTGCTGTTGCCGTGCCGACAGGGAGTCGTTCGCCCCGTCGCGCGACGGGGCGGGAGGAGCCGGGCGCAGGCCCCATCGCCGGGCCAGCCGGGTGGCCCGATCCAGGTCCCATCGCGCGCCCATTCCGCCGTACACGGTGATGGCCGTCTTGAGGGTGGGTTCCGCGGCGGGGTCGCCGAGCGCGAAGAGGCAGGCCGCGGCCTGCTCGTCCGCCTGGGCCGCCTCGTAGGGGGCCGGTAGCCGCCGGAAGTCGGCGGCGGCGGCCGTGAAGTGCTCCGCGGCCTCGCGCCACCGCTGCTCCGCGGCGGCCATGAGCCCGCGGGCCTGCCGCAGCCCCGCCGGAGCCAGCGGCGCGTCCAGCCCCAGCAGCCGGGACTCGTACCGATCCACCACCTCGGCCGCCTCCGCGGGCCTGCCCGCCGCCAGCAGCGCCTCGACCAGCGCGGGAACCGCCCGGACCCCCACCGGCCAGAACCCCTTGGTCTCCCACAGGGCGGCGGCCTCCGTGGTCTCCACGATGGCCTTGCCGGCCTCACCGCGGGCGGTGGCCACCCGCAGCAGCATGCTCACCGGGAACGGGAGCAGATCGACGTCCCCCATGCCCAGCACTCGTTGGACGACCTCGCGGAGCAGGTCCTGGGCGGCGTCGAGCCGGCCGGGAGCGGGCGCCAGGCAGGCCGCCACGGCATCCAGGAGGGTCAGCTCGACGGGGCGGTCGCTGCGCCTGTGACGCAGCGTGTCGATCGTCTCACCCAGTCCGTCCCAGTCGCCTCGGCAGTAGGCCACCATCGCCAGCGAGGCATGGCAGCGGAACTCCGCCCCGCCGGTGACGTCGTAGCTCGACGCGCCCTCCCGCGCGATGGTCAGCAGCCGATGCGCCACCTCGTGGTGCCCACTGAAACAGGCTTCGCCACCGATGGAGCGGTAGGCGTTGACCTCCCCGCGGCGCCGGGCGAGACCACCGGTCTCCTGCACGACGCGTTCGGTCAACCCGGCCCAGCGCGGGTCGCCGACCGCGGTGAACACCATCGCCACCTTGCCCAGCACGAGGAGACGGGTAGCGGGATCGTCGATCGCCGACAGCGTCTCCAGCGCCTGATCCAGCCACGCCAGGTGCTCGGGCAACGGCACATCCGGCACGGTCGGCAGCCCCAGGGCCACCATGGCCCACGCCGCCAGCTCGGGCCGGTCGGCCAGATCCCCGAGCGCGTCGGCGAACATCCGATACCTGGCCATCAGATCGGTCCGGGTCACTTCGAGGTGCATCCCGAGCAGGAACCGCAGCTCACCGCGGACCGGCGCGGGGAGGACGTGTTCGAGCGCCTCCGAGAGCAGGCTGGTGACGTCGGGCACATGCAGCAGCTCCGAGACCGCCCACCCCAGCCTGATCGCCAGGATCGCCCGGCGCTCGGGTTCCAGGTCCGCATGGCGCAGTACGTCTTCGAGCAGTCGTGCCGCCTCGACGTCGTTGCCCAGCTCGAAGGCCCGGTCGGCGGCCTCCGCGGCGACGTCCACCCATTCCCCGAGGCGGCCGGCCTGCCGGAGATGGTGTGCCACCCTCCCCAGCGGCACCGGGCGCAGGCCTTGGACCGCGGTCGCGGCGGCGGCGTGCAGTGCCCGCCTGCGCCCCAGCGAGACGCTCTCGTGGACCGCCTGGGCCGCCAGCACGTGCCGGAACCTCACCACCCCGTCCCGCTCGGTGAGCAGCCCGGCCTCCAGGACCTCGTCCACCGCGGCCATCGCATCGGCCTCGGGCAGCCCCGCGACCTCGATGAGCACCGCGACCGGCACCGCCAGTTGCAACACCGCGGCCGCCTCCGCCGCCGCCCGCGCCCCGGCCGACATACGGGCCACCCGCTCCTGCACCGAGGCCCGCACCCCGATCGGCACGTCCAGAGAGTCGAGGGCGCGGCGTGCCCAGCCGCCCTCCCACCGGATCAGCGTCCCCCGTGACCGCAGCAGCGCCAGCAGTTCCTGGATCGCCAGCGGCAGGCCGGAGGCCCGCGTGCACAGATGCGCGGCGAACTCCGCGGAGATCTCCGCGCCGTCCAGGATCGCGGCCGCGAGCGCGCGGGTCTGCGTCTCGTCCAGCGTCGCCAGCGCGATGTGCTCATGGACGACCGTGTCGGCCGGGCGCGCGGTCAGCGCCCGTACCCCGGCCGGCGCCTCCTCGCCCCGATAGGTCAGCACGACCGACAGCGCACCCGGCGGATTCGCCAGCAGGTACGCCAGGAATTCGACGGTCTGCTCGTCGGCCCAGTGCAGGTCCTCGACCACGAGTACGGCGGGACCGAGCGCGGCCAGCACCGCGCCCAGTCCGCGGAACAGCCGATGCCGCTCGGCCGCCCGATCGTCCAGCGGTTCGGGCGCTTCGGGAAGGACGTCCGCCAGCTCGGGAAACAGGGATCTCAGCGCACCGGCCACCGGCGACAGCGCCACTCCGGCCAGGTCGCCGCCGCTGGACCGCAGCGCCTCGACGAGCGGCCCGAGCGGGAACGGTTCCCTGATCTGGCTGCACCCGCCGTGCAGAAACCGCAGCCCCGCCGGCTCCGGCCGCGCCGCCAGCTCCGCGACCAGACGGGATTTGCCGATGCCCGCCTCGCCCTCGACCACGACCACCGAAGGCGGCGCGGCCACCGCGGCGGCCAGCCGCGCCAGCGGAGCCTCACGCCCGACCAGAACCGGAGAGACCACCCGGCCCACGACCCTACGCTCGTCCGCGCTCATCGCTCCGCATTCAGCCCCCGGTCCCGCCATTTGGTCCTCGCCGTAACCAAGCGATATCTAAGTCCCTAATGCCACAAAAGTCACTATTGCCAGGACCTCCCGCCGGTCAGAGCGGGAGATCCGCGCACGATCGAGGCGGCCGGTCGCCCGTACGGCGCGGGCGGCGGTGGCCGGGTGCTGTGCTACACGGCGAAGACGGCGTTGTAGGTGACCTCCGCGAGCACCTGCTGGCCGGAGGCGTTGGGGTGGAAGTAGTCCCAGGTGCTGATCTGGGAGAGGGCGAACGGGTAGCCGAAGACGGCGCCGCCGTCGTAGCGGCAGGTGATCTGCTCGGCGCAGACGGCGGCCAGCACCGCGTTGAACTCGGTCACCCGCGCGCGTACCCGCTCACGCCTGTCGACGTCGGCCTGGGCGGTGGAGCGGGGGTTGGCCAGCATCGACTTGCAGATGCCGAGGGTCGCCCAGGCGGCGCGGGCCGAGGAACTGTCCTTGCCGACCTCCCAGAGCCGCTTGATGTCGGGGATGCTGGAGACGAAGATCTCCGTGGTGGGCAGGCCGGTGGCGAGTGTCTGCATCGCCGTACGGAACCTGGCCTCGAAGTCGGCGACCGAGGTCATCCCCGACTCCGACGAGGTGCAGGCGTCGTTGGCGCCGATCAGGATCGTGACGTAGCCGGCCCCCTGGGAGACGGCCTGCTGGGCCTGCCCGGCCAGGTCGGCGACCTTGGCGCCCGACCGGGCGTCGTTGTGGGCGACGACGGAGGGGTTGTCGGCCCGCAGGCGCCGGTAGTGGCTGTCGACCGCCGAGTTGGACCCGGTGGACCAGGATCGGGAGGGGCAGTCGAGATAGAAGCCGCAGGCGTTGAACCCGCGGGTGATGGAGTCGCCCATCGAGGCCATGGCGCCGATGGCGGCCGACGAGGTGTCCGCCACCGCGGTCGCCGGGACGGACGTGAGGATCGCTGCCGCGATGAGCGTGAGGGTGCGGCGGGGGACGTTCAATCTGGCCTCCAGGGTTTTCCCCCGATCGACTCTGCTGACCAGAATGTCGGCCCGTTGCACCGGTCTGACAAGAAGCCATTACATGTTACTGACGAGTTAGTAAGGACTCTTTTCGGCCACGCCCGGACGTGGGCGGGTCATTCCCCCCGCATCCGGGCGAGCGCCGCCTCGAAGGCGTCCATCTCACGCTCGACGCGGCCCAGCCCCGCCGAGGGCAACCACGGCAGCACGACGGCCACCCCGGCCTTCTCGCACTCCTCGAGAACCGCGGGGTCCGAGGGCACCGACATCATCACCACCTGGACGGACCGGCCCACCTCGTCGGCGCGCCTGAACAGCTCCGCCGCGCGCTCCAGGACGCCGGGGCCGTAGTTCGGCAG from Streptosporangium sp. NBC_01756 includes the following:
- a CDS encoding helix-turn-helix transcriptional regulator, which produces MSADERRVVGRVVSPVLVGREAPLARLAAAVAAPPSVVVVEGEAGIGKSRLVAELAARPEPAGLRFLHGGCSQIREPFPLGPLVEALRSSGGDLAGVALSPVAGALRSLFPELADVLPEAPEPLDDRAAERHRLFRGLGAVLAALGPAVLVVEDLHWADEQTVEFLAYLLANPPGALSVVLTYRGEEAPAGVRALTARPADTVVHEHIALATLDETQTRALAAAILDGAEISAEFAAHLCTRASGLPLAIQELLALLRSRGTLIRWEGGWARRALDSLDVPIGVRASVQERVARMSAGARAAAEAAAVLQLAVPVAVLIEVAGLPEADAMAAVDEVLEAGLLTERDGVVRFRHVLAAQAVHESVSLGRRRALHAAAATAVQGLRPVPLGRVAHHLRQAGRLGEWVDVAAEAADRAFELGNDVEAARLLEDVLRHADLEPERRAILAIRLGWAVSELLHVPDVTSLLSEALEHVLPAPVRGELRFLLGMHLEVTRTDLMARYRMFADALGDLADRPELAAWAMVALGLPTVPDVPLPEHLAWLDQALETLSAIDDPATRLLVLGKVAMVFTAVGDPRWAGLTERVVQETGGLARRRGEVNAYRSIGGEACFSGHHEVAHRLLTIAREGASSYDVTGGAEFRCHASLAMVAYCRGDWDGLGETIDTLRHRRSDRPVELTLLDAVAACLAPAPGRLDAAQDLLREVVQRVLGMGDVDLLPFPVSMLLRVATARGEAGKAIVETTEAAALWETKGFWPVGVRAVPALVEALLAAGRPAEAAEVVDRYESRLLGLDAPLAPAGLRQARGLMAAAEQRWREAAEHFTAAAADFRRLPAPYEAAQADEQAAACLFALGDPAAEPTLKTAITVYGGMGARWDLDRATRLARRWGLRPAPPAPSRDGANDSLSARQQQVARLAAAGLTNQEIAREMFLSPKTVDKHLGAAMRKFGARSRTELARHLDHPAGP
- a CDS encoding SGNH/GDSL hydrolase family protein; translation: MNVPRRTLTLIAAAILTSVPATAVADTSSAAIGAMASMGDSITRGFNACGFYLDCPSRSWSTGSNSAVDSHYRRLRADNPSVVAHNDARSGAKVADLAGQAQQAVSQGAGYVTILIGANDACTSSESGMTSVADFEARFRTAMQTLATGLPTTEIFVSSIPDIKRLWEVGKDSSSARAAWATLGICKSMLANPRSTAQADVDRRERVRARVTEFNAVLAAVCAEQITCRYDGGAVFGYPFALSQISTWDYFHPNASGQQVLAEVTYNAVFAV